One segment of Gordonia terrae DNA contains the following:
- a CDS encoding arabinosyltransferase domain-containing protein has translation MPSQTVRRARIVAIVTGLLGFLLALATPLMPVSQRTAEIDWPQNGQIGSVSSPLIGYTPVDLDVTIPCTAVDDLPPGGSVLLSTTPKQAPKSGERGLFIRKTGAADAPLDRQGVEVVIRNVSLVSATLQDMRDQGCREIVVHADSDAVTAEFVGMTSGTQNEDGEDEPLAGTTEDKEAFKYWPDQRPQVTGLFTDLSGPAADIAGLDAHVTIDSRYNTAPTISKWLVVIVGVASTLLSLAALAALDSTDGRRHRRIFPARWWRLNARDYVVIGALILWHMIGPNTSDDGYLLTMSRVAQDSDYTANYFRWYGAPEAPFGWYYQVFGLLSHVSVASPWMRLPALLCGILVWLIVSHEVLPRLGRAALTRPMVAWTAAFAFLACWFPFNNGLRPEPIICLGALLTWCSVERAIATGRMLPAAVACLIGAFSIAAGPTGLLAVAALIAGARPMIMALIKRARVVAELSGSTSSTGSSPKDSEAADRDRRTSLRWSFVALIAPILAAGTFVVFVVFSNLTLRSFAEASSMKSALGPSMSWYNEIGRYSALFAFSADGSIARRFAVLAMILGLVVSAAVLVRKNRIPGTAIGPTRRIVAITFASLVFLMFTPTKWTHHFGVFAGIAAALAAIAAIAASQQSMHSRRNRTLFCALVLFIGGLAFTAPNSYYYYSAWGMPWGVEQVKIGGIMLGSVLLYAALALLLLALWFHFREPFTGTDPHVEESTAGDAAHQRWYRRLIASMAAAPLAYLAMAVVVFQIVTAIFAGIHQSSSYSVPRSNFAAVAGKPCGMADKVWVESDPNRDMLRPVDPTLSNPLGGPPPAPGTSPTTSGFFPNGVPTALESTASEGSLGVLSGDVWQSPDIVNSNPGGTGGGEISEPGINGSTAALPFFLDPASTPVMGSYSKLDQVPARLTSGWYALPEDWRDRPLLTMAVAGEYDNPNVMLEYTADPIGPDTRDADLEAAGDTELIDPGPRPSWRNLRYNTDELPSDTTAVRIVATDDNLAEDRFIVLTPPRIPQMDTLQDVVGDTDPVHIDWTSGLAFPCQRPFTHDVGVAEIPKWRIKPGSDLAAAVSAWQNSFGGGPLGWIEVSQQATALPTYLMADIGRDWGALERYEPYGDVDTLAEIETGTATRSGLWSPAPLRH, from the coding sequence GTGCCATCGCAGACCGTTCGACGAGCGAGGATCGTCGCCATCGTCACCGGACTGCTCGGGTTCCTCCTCGCACTCGCGACACCACTCATGCCGGTGTCGCAGCGAACCGCCGAGATCGACTGGCCCCAGAACGGACAGATCGGTTCGGTGTCGTCGCCGCTGATCGGTTACACACCCGTCGACCTCGACGTCACGATCCCCTGTACCGCCGTCGACGACCTGCCGCCCGGCGGATCGGTGCTGCTCTCGACGACTCCGAAGCAGGCACCGAAGTCGGGCGAGCGCGGCCTGTTCATCCGCAAGACCGGCGCTGCCGATGCGCCCCTGGACCGGCAGGGCGTCGAGGTCGTGATCCGCAACGTCTCGCTGGTCTCGGCCACGCTGCAGGACATGCGCGACCAGGGTTGTCGCGAGATCGTCGTGCACGCCGACTCCGACGCGGTGACCGCCGAGTTCGTCGGCATGACGAGCGGCACCCAGAACGAGGACGGCGAGGACGAACCGCTCGCAGGAACGACGGAGGACAAAGAGGCCTTCAAGTACTGGCCCGATCAACGCCCCCAGGTCACCGGCCTCTTCACCGACCTGTCCGGCCCCGCCGCCGACATCGCGGGCCTCGACGCCCACGTCACGATCGATTCGCGCTACAACACCGCGCCCACCATCTCGAAGTGGCTGGTCGTCATCGTCGGAGTGGCGTCGACGCTGTTGTCACTGGCCGCACTGGCCGCGCTCGACTCGACCGACGGTCGCCGCCATCGACGGATCTTCCCGGCCCGATGGTGGCGTCTCAACGCCCGCGATTACGTGGTCATCGGGGCGCTGATCCTCTGGCACATGATCGGGCCCAACACCTCCGACGACGGTTATCTCCTGACCATGTCGAGAGTCGCCCAGGACAGCGACTACACCGCGAACTACTTCCGGTGGTACGGCGCGCCCGAGGCACCCTTCGGCTGGTACTACCAGGTGTTCGGTCTGCTCAGCCACGTCTCGGTGGCCAGCCCGTGGATGCGACTGCCGGCACTCCTGTGCGGAATCCTGGTGTGGCTCATCGTGAGTCACGAGGTTCTCCCCCGTCTGGGCCGGGCCGCCCTGACCCGACCGATGGTCGCCTGGACCGCCGCATTCGCGTTCCTCGCGTGCTGGTTCCCCTTCAACAACGGCCTGCGGCCCGAGCCGATCATCTGCCTGGGTGCGCTGCTGACGTGGTGTTCGGTCGAACGCGCCATCGCCACCGGCCGAATGCTGCCCGCCGCGGTCGCGTGCCTGATCGGTGCCTTCAGCATCGCCGCCGGGCCGACGGGCCTCCTTGCCGTCGCCGCACTGATCGCAGGCGCGCGGCCGATGATCATGGCGCTCATCAAGCGGGCCCGCGTCGTCGCCGAGTTGTCCGGTTCCACCTCGTCCACTGGTTCGTCACCGAAGGATTCAGAAGCCGCCGACCGTGACCGCCGCACATCACTGCGCTGGTCGTTCGTCGCGCTGATCGCGCCGATCCTGGCCGCCGGCACCTTCGTCGTCTTCGTCGTGTTCTCGAACCTGACCCTGCGGTCGTTCGCCGAGGCGTCGAGCATGAAGTCGGCGCTCGGCCCGTCGATGAGTTGGTACAACGAGATCGGCCGTTACTCGGCGCTCTTCGCCTTCTCTGCCGACGGTTCCATCGCCCGACGTTTCGCCGTGCTCGCCATGATCCTGGGACTGGTCGTCTCGGCGGCCGTGCTGGTTCGCAAGAACCGCATCCCGGGCACCGCCATCGGCCCCACGCGTCGCATCGTCGCGATCACCTTCGCGTCGCTGGTCTTCCTCATGTTCACGCCCACCAAGTGGACCCACCACTTCGGCGTCTTCGCGGGCATCGCCGCCGCCCTCGCCGCGATCGCCGCGATCGCCGCCAGCCAGCAGTCGATGCACTCCCGGCGCAACCGCACCCTGTTCTGCGCGCTCGTCCTGTTCATCGGCGGTCTCGCCTTCACCGCGCCGAACTCGTACTACTACTACTCCGCCTGGGGCATGCCGTGGGGAGTGGAGCAGGTCAAGATCGGCGGCATCATGCTCGGCAGCGTGCTGCTCTACGCCGCGCTCGCCCTGCTGCTCCTCGCGCTCTGGTTCCATTTCCGCGAGCCGTTCACCGGGACCGATCCGCACGTCGAGGAGTCGACCGCCGGCGACGCCGCTCATCAGCGCTGGTACAGGCGGCTGATCGCCTCGATGGCCGCCGCGCCGCTCGCCTACCTCGCGATGGCGGTCGTCGTCTTCCAGATCGTCACCGCGATCTTCGCCGGCATCCACCAGAGCTCGTCGTACTCGGTCCCGCGGTCCAACTTCGCCGCGGTCGCCGGTAAACCGTGCGGCATGGCCGACAAGGTCTGGGTGGAATCCGATCCCAACCGCGACATGCTCCGTCCGGTCGATCCCACCCTGTCCAACCCGCTCGGCGGACCACCACCGGCACCCGGCACCTCCCCGACCACCTCGGGGTTCTTCCCGAACGGCGTGCCGACGGCACTGGAATCAACGGCCAGCGAGGGATCTCTCGGCGTGCTGTCGGGCGACGTCTGGCAGTCCCCCGACATCGTCAACTCCAACCCCGGCGGCACCGGCGGCGGCGAGATCTCCGAGCCCGGGATCAACGGCAGCACCGCGGCCCTCCCGTTCTTCCTCGACCCCGCGTCGACCCCGGTCATGGGCAGCTATTCGAAGCTCGACCAGGTGCCGGCCCGCCTCACCTCCGGGTGGTACGCACTGCCGGAGGACTGGCGGGACCGCCCGCTGCTGACGATGGCGGTGGCCGGCGAGTACGACAACCCGAACGTCATGCTCGAGTACACCGCCGACCCGATCGGCCCGGACACCCGCGACGCCGATCTCGAGGCCGCGGGCGACACCGAACTCATCGACCCCGGCCCGCGCCCGTCGTGGCGAAACCTGCGATACAACACCGACGAGCTCCCCTCGGACACCACCGCGGTGCGGATCGTCGCCACCGACGACAACCTCGCCGAGGACCGGTTCATCGTGCTGACCCCGCCGCGGATCCCGCAGATGGACACCCTGCAGGACGTCGTCGGCGACACCGACCCGGTCCACATCGACTGGACATCGGGGCTGGCCTTCCCGTGCCAGCGTCCGTTCACCCACGACGTCGGGGTCGCGGAGATCCCGAAGTGGCGCATCAAGCCCGGGTCCGACCTGGCGGCCGCGGTGTCGGCGTGGCAGAACAGCTTCGGCGGCGGCCCGCTCGGGTGGATCGAGGTCTCCCAGCAGGCGACAGCGCTGCCGACCTACCTGATGGCCGACATCGGACGCGACTGGGGCGCCCTCGAACGCTACGAGCCATACGGTGACGTCGACACGCTCGCCGAGATCGAGACCGGCACGGCCACCCGCAGCGGATTGTGGAGTCCCGCGCCGCTGCGGCACTGA
- the aroQ gene encoding type II 3-dehydroquinate dehydratase: protein MSDAEVTDRLPILLLNGPNLNTLGTREPAVYGSDTLADVVDLAERTAAELGFGVRAAQTNHEGQMLDWIHESVGEISGIVINPGGWTHTSVALADALAVPDVPVLEVHISNVYRREAFRHHSYVSPIAAGVIAGYGIRGYEFAIRRLAELVD from the coding sequence ATGTCCGACGCCGAGGTGACCGACCGTCTGCCGATCCTGCTGCTCAACGGTCCCAACCTGAACACGCTCGGCACCCGGGAGCCCGCCGTCTACGGCTCGGACACCCTCGCCGACGTGGTCGACCTCGCCGAGCGCACCGCCGCCGAGCTCGGCTTCGGGGTGCGCGCCGCGCAGACCAATCACGAGGGACAGATGCTCGACTGGATTCACGAGTCCGTCGGCGAGATCAGCGGCATCGTCATCAACCCCGGCGGATGGACACACACGTCGGTCGCTCTCGCCGACGCGCTCGCCGTCCCCGACGTCCCCGTGCTCGAGGTGCACATCAGCAATGTGTATCGGCGCGAAGCGTTTCGTCATCACTCCTATGTGTCCCCGATCGCGGCCGGGGTGATCGCCGGTTACGGCATCCGCGGCTACGAGTTCGCGATCCGCAGGCTCGCCGAACTCGTCGACTGA
- a CDS encoding TetR/AcrR family transcriptional regulator → MATGKKAKPSEYTQRRYLDAGLAILTDHGHAGLKLAAICEATGTTTGSFYHAFGNWAEYRSALIRHWRDEQSQRLIAGARDIADPRERLDALTDIGLRLPHATEAAIRVWAAHDPEVLAIQHTVDRERRDIIAATYEEVLHDRDEAEEFATAAMYLLIGFESGTLHSHQALAKGFRTILDRALESSVESP, encoded by the coding sequence ATGGCCACCGGCAAGAAAGCGAAGCCGTCGGAGTACACGCAACGGCGTTACCTCGACGCCGGCCTGGCCATCCTCACCGATCACGGCCATGCGGGGTTGAAGCTGGCAGCGATCTGCGAGGCGACCGGCACGACCACCGGGAGCTTCTACCACGCGTTCGGGAACTGGGCCGAGTACCGATCCGCCCTCATCCGTCACTGGCGCGACGAACAGAGCCAGCGACTGATCGCCGGCGCTCGCGACATCGCCGATCCACGGGAGCGTCTCGACGCCCTCACGGACATCGGCCTACGGCTGCCACACGCGACGGAGGCCGCGATCCGGGTCTGGGCCGCGCACGACCCCGAGGTGCTCGCCATCCAGCACACCGTGGACCGGGAGCGCCGCGACATCATCGCGGCCACCTACGAGGAGGTGCTCCACGATCGCGACGAAGCCGAGGAGTTCGCCACCGCGGCAATGTATCTGCTGATCGGCTTCGAGAGCGGCACGCTGCATTCCCACCAGGCACTGGCCAAGGGCTTCCGCACCATCCTCGACCGCGCTCTCGAATCCTCCGTCGAGTCACCGTGA
- a CDS encoding oxygenase MpaB family protein → MGKATRNQGLDPQTQFHEIYRNLSTFDFPWDINQALSFALFRTYAVPSIGRLLDETRAFTAETQKRYDDTSLLLEVPLLDGFDSSRGKSAIRRINQMHRMYDISNDDMRYVLSTFVVVPKRWIDDYGWRKLTDDEVTASVNYYRTLGRHMGIKEIPETYGAFETLMDAYEREHFAFDEGGRRVADATKSLLASFYPKPLAPAIDVFSRSLMDDALLESFGYRRPGRVARLLSIGGLKARARVVAALPARRSPQYVSEMQRIRSYPNGFDIEKLGTFAGGCPVRHLPAEPAQHAPAGS, encoded by the coding sequence ATGGGCAAGGCGACCCGAAACCAGGGACTCGATCCACAGACGCAGTTCCACGAGATCTACCGAAACCTGTCGACCTTCGACTTCCCCTGGGACATCAATCAAGCGCTGAGCTTTGCCCTGTTCCGCACGTATGCGGTGCCGAGCATCGGCCGATTGCTCGACGAGACGCGTGCGTTCACGGCCGAGACCCAGAAGCGCTACGACGACACCTCGCTCCTGCTGGAGGTGCCGCTCCTGGACGGATTCGACAGCAGTCGGGGCAAGTCCGCCATTCGGCGCATCAACCAGATGCACCGCATGTACGACATCAGCAACGACGACATGCGTTACGTCCTGTCGACATTCGTGGTCGTCCCGAAGCGGTGGATCGACGATTACGGCTGGCGGAAGCTGACCGACGACGAGGTGACCGCGTCGGTGAACTACTACCGGACGCTCGGGCGCCACATGGGGATCAAGGAGATCCCCGAGACCTACGGCGCTTTCGAGACCCTGATGGACGCCTACGAACGCGAGCATTTCGCGTTCGACGAGGGTGGTCGCCGCGTCGCTGATGCCACCAAGAGTCTGCTCGCGTCGTTCTATCCCAAGCCGCTCGCGCCGGCGATCGACGTCTTCAGCCGATCGCTGATGGATGACGCGTTGCTCGAGTCGTTCGGCTACCGGCGACCTGGACGTGTCGCGCGGTTGCTGTCGATCGGAGGACTCAAGGCGCGCGCCCGGGTCGTGGCCGCCCTGCCGGCCCGTCGATCACCACAGTACGTATCCGAGATGCAGCGAATTCGCAGCTACCCGAACGGTTTCGACATCGAGAAACTGGGCACGTTCGCGGGTGGCTGCCCGGTTCGGCACCTGCCGGCCGAGCCTGCACAGCACGCTCCGGCCGGGAGCTGA
- a CDS encoding SRPBCC domain-containing protein: MNDDTDTYDVTGSATAEFDRIEREISIDASAERVWSLVSEPGWFINDKAITEHRIERDGDLSTIHDPAHGAFTFRTIALDEPRYAAFRWLADSADPQSDSTLVEFWITPSESGVVLKVVESGFASLPGTDAERRARFDGNNEGWTIELELARTHLGGVHA, translated from the coding sequence ATGAATGACGACACAGATACATATGACGTGACCGGTTCGGCGACAGCCGAATTCGACCGGATCGAGCGCGAGATCTCGATCGACGCATCCGCCGAGAGGGTCTGGTCTCTGGTCAGCGAGCCGGGGTGGTTCATCAACGACAAGGCGATCACCGAGCACCGGATCGAACGCGACGGAGACCTGTCGACCATCCACGACCCGGCTCACGGCGCCTTCACGTTCCGCACCATCGCACTCGACGAACCGAGATACGCCGCGTTTCGGTGGCTCGCCGACTCCGCTGATCCGCAGTCGGATTCGACGCTCGTCGAGTTCTGGATCACGCCATCGGAATCCGGCGTTGTCCTCAAGGTCGTGGAGTCCGGCTTCGCGTCCCTCCCCGGAACGGATGCCGAGCGGCGCGCGCGGTTCGACGGCAACAACGAGGGGTGGACCATCGAACTCGAATTGGCGCGAACACATCTCGGCGGCGTGCATGCCTGA
- a CDS encoding ArsR/SmtB family transcription factor has product MPDVASVEVFAALSDESRWQILTRLGSEPASASRLADELPISRQAIAKHLRVLTEAGLVTSSRVGREIRYEAVGTQLSRVAHRLDAIGRGWDRRLADIKLRAERG; this is encoded by the coding sequence ATGCCTGACGTCGCATCGGTCGAGGTCTTTGCCGCGCTGTCCGATGAGAGCCGATGGCAGATCCTCACGCGCCTGGGTTCGGAACCCGCATCCGCGTCACGTCTCGCGGACGAGCTCCCGATCAGTAGGCAAGCGATCGCGAAACACCTCCGCGTCCTCACCGAGGCAGGGTTGGTGACCTCGTCACGGGTCGGCCGCGAGATCCGATACGAAGCCGTGGGGACGCAGCTCTCCCGGGTCGCGCACCGGCTCGACGCCATCGGACGAGGCTGGGACCGCCGTCTCGCCGACATCAAACTCCGTGCCGAGCGGGGTTGA
- a CDS encoding alpha/beta fold hydrolase: protein MTSQNPLETRPTHPDGAVVTDLPGTGTARTAAARWRAVAAARGDAIAIRTPEQSITFADAARRVDDLTRTITATTDSGRPVAVEIESDIDSVIAMLSVLCSGRPLVLIDPFLPPDRRDVVLERSGAQLLDTYAEAEPSRTDVVEPGPSDPAVLLFTSGSTGTPKGVVLSQKMPVNHARDGRRFLGMRPADRAVVLLPLSFGGGLDALAMSLLNGSTMLLWDVRRRTTTGLRDWLVAQEATTAHCTPSLLRSWLGELSADDAVDSLRLLSTCGEPTHRADVQLARDTILAGGVFCCWAGASEVGNLAFNLFPPDRDIEPGAIPVGVPASDKSVRIVDADGNDLPVGATGEVLVESAHIASGYHRNPELTAERFIQLPDGRARYRTGDLGRLDESGELALLGRSDDAIKIRGYLVEPLEVEAALRALAWTTDAVVTADRDEARLTAHVAVDPEKWSPSPAEIRQELGKTLTPWMIPRDIVVLAELPRNERGKVDRAALPPPPARPDHEPPRGMTEMALHRFWCQILGLESIGRNEDFVELGGDSLAAAKMLAEVQHHLQLDVNTAMLAEAPTIALFAQRIESAARERSANASGATLIPLRKGTGRPIFLVAGAGSLATSLTPVVRALQTDRPVYAIQSRGVEKRGRADHSVRAAARRAIDDIRSVQPHGPYQVGGYSLGGFVAMEVAARLTDAGETCDPVVVLDSLFDPVLARRVRGEKGGVLDRLRARRGDTQDTALPDRTGDDPTPAKEPLPQRVVKEIVLAVLVPTAGMVQLPTPVQWVVFFRLGTRMIRRYRPRDHAGPVGVIRARTNPDDPDLWRRMSSGEVSFYDVSGDHISMIRAPHAADTARAIDEVLKSSAR, encoded by the coding sequence ATGACCAGCCAAAACCCTCTCGAGACACGTCCGACTCACCCCGATGGTGCGGTCGTCACCGACCTCCCGGGCACCGGCACCGCGCGCACCGCTGCCGCCCGCTGGCGAGCGGTGGCCGCGGCCCGTGGCGACGCGATCGCGATCCGGACGCCCGAGCAGTCCATCACCTTCGCGGATGCCGCCAGACGAGTCGACGACCTCACGCGCACGATCACCGCGACGACCGACTCGGGCCGACCCGTCGCAGTGGAGATCGAATCCGACATCGACTCGGTCATCGCGATGCTCTCCGTGCTGTGCTCCGGGCGGCCCCTCGTCCTCATCGACCCGTTCCTGCCACCGGACCGACGCGACGTCGTGCTGGAACGCTCCGGTGCGCAACTGCTGGACACCTACGCCGAGGCCGAGCCCTCGCGAACTGACGTCGTCGAGCCAGGACCGAGCGATCCGGCGGTCCTGCTGTTCACCTCGGGATCGACCGGAACCCCCAAAGGCGTTGTGCTGTCGCAGAAGATGCCGGTCAACCATGCCCGGGACGGCCGCCGTTTCCTCGGCATGCGGCCGGCGGATCGTGCCGTGGTCCTCCTACCGCTCAGTTTCGGCGGCGGCCTGGACGCCCTCGCGATGAGCCTGCTCAACGGGTCGACCATGCTGTTGTGGGACGTCCGCCGCCGCACCACCACCGGGTTGCGGGACTGGCTGGTCGCGCAGGAGGCGACGACCGCACACTGCACCCCGTCGCTGCTGCGGTCGTGGCTGGGTGAACTGTCGGCCGACGACGCCGTCGACTCGCTACGCCTGCTGTCCACGTGTGGCGAACCGACGCATCGTGCCGATGTGCAGCTGGCCCGCGACACGATCCTCGCCGGCGGGGTCTTCTGTTGCTGGGCAGGCGCATCGGAGGTCGGCAACCTGGCCTTCAATCTGTTCCCACCCGACCGGGACATCGAACCGGGCGCCATTCCGGTGGGTGTACCGGCATCGGACAAGTCCGTCCGCATCGTCGACGCCGACGGCAACGACCTGCCCGTCGGCGCCACCGGTGAGGTCCTTGTCGAGTCCGCTCACATCGCGTCCGGTTACCACCGGAATCCGGAGCTGACCGCCGAGCGTTTCATCCAGCTCCCCGACGGCCGAGCCCGCTATCGCACCGGGGATCTGGGACGACTCGACGAGTCCGGCGAACTCGCGCTCCTCGGACGCAGCGACGACGCGATCAAGATCCGCGGCTACCTCGTCGAACCACTGGAGGTGGAAGCCGCGCTCCGCGCCCTGGCCTGGACCACCGACGCGGTCGTCACCGCCGACCGCGACGAAGCCCGGCTCACCGCCCACGTCGCCGTGGATCCCGAGAAGTGGTCGCCCTCGCCGGCCGAGATCCGGCAGGAGCTCGGGAAGACGTTGACACCGTGGATGATCCCGCGTGACATCGTCGTCCTCGCCGAACTACCCCGCAACGAGCGCGGCAAGGTGGACCGGGCAGCACTGCCACCGCCGCCCGCCCGCCCCGATCACGAGCCGCCCCGCGGGATGACCGAGATGGCGCTGCACCGATTCTGGTGCCAGATCCTCGGTCTCGAATCCATCGGCCGCAACGAGGATTTCGTCGAGCTCGGGGGCGATTCGCTGGCCGCGGCGAAGATGCTGGCCGAGGTTCAGCATCATCTCCAACTCGACGTGAACACCGCAATGCTCGCCGAGGCGCCGACCATCGCGCTGTTCGCGCAGCGCATCGAGTCCGCCGCCAGGGAACGTTCGGCGAATGCCTCGGGTGCCACCCTCATCCCGCTGCGAAAGGGTACCGGCCGACCGATCTTCCTGGTCGCCGGCGCCGGCAGCCTCGCAACGAGTCTGACCCCGGTCGTCCGCGCACTACAGACCGACCGCCCGGTCTACGCGATCCAGTCGCGGGGCGTCGAAAAGCGCGGCCGCGCCGATCATTCCGTTCGCGCCGCGGCACGACGGGCGATCGACGACATCCGGTCGGTTCAACCCCACGGGCCGTATCAGGTCGGCGGTTATTCGCTCGGCGGTTTCGTCGCGATGGAAGTCGCTGCGCGGTTGACCGACGCGGGCGAGACGTGCGATCCGGTCGTCGTCCTCGACTCGCTGTTCGACCCGGTACTGGCTCGCCGGGTCCGCGGCGAGAAGGGAGGAGTCCTCGACCGGTTGCGTGCCCGACGCGGCGACACCCAGGACACCGCCCTCCCCGACCGCACCGGGGACGATCCCACCCCGGCGAAGGAGCCGCTCCCCCAACGGGTGGTGAAGGAGATCGTGCTCGCGGTCCTCGTGCCCACCGCCGGCATGGTGCAGCTCCCGACCCCCGTGCAGTGGGTCGTGTTCTTCCGCTTGGGCACGAGGATGATCCGCCGCTACCGGCCGCGCGACCACGCCGGCCCCGTCGGCGTCATCCGGGCGCGCACCAATCCCGATGACCCGGACCTGTGGCGGCGGATGTCGTCGGGCGAGGTGAGCTTTTACGACGTCTCCGGCGATCACATCTCGATGATCCGCGCACCCCACGCCGCCGACACCGCCCGGGCGATCGACGAGGTGTTGAAGTCGTCAGCACGCTGA
- a CDS encoding nitroreductase, giving the protein MQYDEVVLGRRSIRGFTPDPVPRELIEEILALAMRAPSSMNTQPWNFHVITGEPLDRIRAGNTERNLAGVPHSREFRTGAEKFTGPHRDRQVQVAKQLFGAMGIAREDTEMRQDWVLRGFRQFDAPVCVIVTYDRILDGSDDTPFDCGAVSTALVNAAWSRGLGAVINSQGIMQSPVVREHAGIPDDQVIMKSIALGWPDDTFPANSVISERKSVEEATTFVGFE; this is encoded by the coding sequence ATGCAGTACGACGAAGTGGTTCTGGGGCGTCGCAGCATTCGCGGGTTCACGCCGGACCCGGTCCCCCGGGAACTGATCGAGGAGATCCTCGCTCTCGCGATGCGGGCACCGTCGTCGATGAACACGCAGCCGTGGAACTTCCACGTGATCACCGGCGAGCCGCTCGATCGCATCCGCGCCGGTAACACCGAGCGCAATCTCGCGGGTGTCCCTCATTCGCGAGAGTTCCGGACAGGTGCGGAGAAGTTCACCGGCCCGCACCGCGACCGCCAGGTCCAGGTCGCCAAGCAGCTGTTCGGTGCCATGGGCATCGCGCGCGAGGACACCGAGATGCGGCAGGACTGGGTGCTGCGCGGTTTCCGCCAATTCGATGCCCCGGTGTGCGTGATCGTGACCTACGACCGCATCCTCGACGGCAGCGACGACACGCCATTCGACTGCGGGGCGGTCTCGACCGCACTGGTCAACGCCGCCTGGTCCCGCGGTCTGGGCGCGGTCATCAACAGTCAAGGCATCATGCAGTCACCCGTGGTCAGAGAACACGCCGGGATTCCGGACGACCAGGTGATCATGAAGAGCATCGCGCTGGGCTGGCCCGATGATACGTTTCCGGCCAACTCGGTGATCTCCGAGCGCAAGTCGGTCGAAGAGGCCACCACCTTCGTGGGCTTCGAGTAG
- a CDS encoding PPOX class F420-dependent oxidoreductase codes for MNVPRDALDPELLKIVADHQQSILITLRRDGRPQSSNVVHVWEPETESALISVTAPRAKSRNVERDPRVSLHVLGDGFFSGYAVVEGTGSLSPVAAAPDDATVDHLVAWYRAFRGEDHPDWDEYRAAMVREQRRLLRVRAERLYGMTRLPR; via the coding sequence ATGAACGTTCCCCGAGATGCCCTCGACCCTGAACTGCTGAAGATCGTCGCCGATCACCAGCAGTCGATCCTCATCACGCTCCGGCGTGACGGACGACCACAATCGTCCAACGTCGTTCATGTCTGGGAGCCGGAGACCGAGTCTGCGCTGATCTCGGTCACGGCGCCGCGCGCGAAGTCGCGCAACGTCGAGCGTGATCCCCGGGTCAGTCTCCATGTCCTCGGCGACGGATTCTTCTCGGGTTACGCCGTGGTCGAGGGCACGGGCTCGTTGAGTCCGGTGGCGGCGGCTCCGGACGACGCGACCGTCGACCACCTGGTCGCCTGGTATCGGGCGTTTCGCGGTGAGGATCATCCGGATTGGGACGAGTATCGGGCCGCGATGGTGCGCGAACAGCGGCGACTGCTGCGCGTGCGGGCCGAGCGACTCTACGGAATGACCCGCCTACCGCGCTGA
- a CDS encoding MBL fold metallo-hydrolase has translation MRLPFGTSRPMTITRVDGDSSTTHFVSTDVVNWILLEEDGELTLIDGGYPGQAGQVVESIERIGRTPEDVRGALLTHAHVDHLGGLVKLQAQYGFDVYMDAVEVDHALRHHLQQANALDLAPQVANPRLWAWLAKTTPLGVLSRAGLARASGFPVDAAVDERQPLDLPGAPVPVASPGHTDGHSAYLVADGRALVSGDALVSGHEISTITGPQCIPSLFQHDEPTARRSVERFTELEADILLPGHGPIHRGGVATAAREALSR, from the coding sequence ATGCGGCTCCCGTTCGGCACCTCGCGTCCGATGACGATCACCCGGGTCGACGGCGATTCCTCGACGACGCACTTCGTCTCCACCGACGTCGTGAACTGGATCCTCCTGGAGGAGGACGGTGAACTGACGCTGATCGACGGCGGTTACCCGGGGCAGGCCGGTCAGGTCGTCGAATCCATCGAGCGGATCGGCCGCACGCCCGAGGATGTGCGCGGCGCACTGCTCACCCACGCCCACGTGGATCACCTCGGCGGCCTCGTGAAGCTGCAGGCGCAGTACGGGTTCGACGTCTACATGGACGCGGTCGAGGTGGATCACGCGCTGCGCCACCACCTTCAGCAGGCCAATGCACTCGACCTCGCCCCGCAGGTCGCGAATCCGCGACTATGGGCATGGCTCGCCAAGACCACTCCGCTCGGTGTCCTCAGCCGCGCGGGCCTGGCACGGGCGTCGGGTTTCCCCGTCGACGCCGCCGTCGACGAGCGGCAACCGCTCGATCTCCCGGGTGCGCCCGTCCCCGTCGCGAGTCCCGGCCACACCGACGGCCACAGCGCCTACCTCGTCGCCGACGGCCGCGCCCTGGTATCCGGCGACGCGCTCGTGAGCGGACACGAGATCTCGACGATCACCGGCCCACAGTGCATCCCGTCGCTCTTCCAGCACGACGAACCCACGGCTCGACGCAGCGTCGAACGATTCACCGAGCTCGAGGCCGACATACTGCTTCCCGGCCACGGACCGATCCATCGCGGCGGAGTCGCCACGGCCGCACGTGAGGCGCTGTCGCGCTGA